One window of Uloborus diversus isolate 005 chromosome 3, Udiv.v.3.1, whole genome shotgun sequence genomic DNA carries:
- the LOC129218899 gene encoding tigger transposable element-derived protein 6-like → MKSYENIEPNRKRSKACSYETVDEAVLKWIKVVRDQNLPISGPLIKEKVLEYAKHFGCDDFQASSGWLNKFKKRHAIKEKVVPGESRSVDDAVCDDWRNNELKKILKDYQSDNIFKVDEMGLFYKCLPNEALTLKDNDCHGGKSSKDRITVLVGANMSGKEKHRLLVIGKSKNSRVFKNVTSLEVDYRSNKKSWMTSDIFEECISKLDRKMRDQNRKIALLVDNCPAHPNVSSKLSNVNLIFLPPNTTLKLQPMDQGVIKNLKLHYRKRILRRLIWTLENEETNLHKVIDLRICVAELAKVWENDVLESTIRNCFAKAGFDILPEIEEQDVFPHIQQSWETALPRAYHRWHSS, encoded by the coding sequence ATGAAATCATATGAAAATATTGAGCCCAATAGAAAACGTTCAAAAGCATGCAGCTATGAAACTGTGGACGAGGCAGTCTTGAAGTGGATCAAGGTTGTTCGAGACCAAAATTTGCCAATATCTGGTCCACTCATCAAAGAAAAGGTGTTGGAATATGCAAAGCATTTTGGATGTGATGATTTTCAAGCCAGTTCTGGGTGGCTCAACAAATTTAAGAAAAGGCATGCAATCAAAGAAAAAGTTGTTCCTGGAGAAAGCAGAAGTGTGGATGACGCAGTTTGTGATGACTGGAGAAACAATGAGTTGAAGAAAATCCTGAAAGATTATCAGTCCGATAATATTTTCAAGGTTGATGAAATGGGACTGTTTTACAAGTGTTTACCTAACGAAGCTTTAACTTTAAAAGACAATGACTGTCACGGCGGCAAAAGCAGCAAAGACAGAATAACTGTACTTGTTGGTGCTAACATGAGTGGCAAAGAGAAACATCGTTTATTGGTCATAGGCAAGAGTAAGAATTCAAGAGTGTTCAAAAATGTAACATCTTTAGAGGTTGACTACCGATCCAATAAGAAGTCATGGATGACCAGTGACATTTTTGAAGAGTGTATTTCGAAATTGGACAGAAAAATGCGGgatcaaaacagaaaaattgcTTTGCTTGTAGACAATTGCCCTGCCCATCCCAATGTGTCTTCAAAACTGTCAAATGTGAATTTGATTTTTCTTCCCCCGAACACCACTTTAAAATTACAACCAATGGACCAGGGTGTCATAAAAAACCTGAAACTTCATTACCGAAAACGCATTCTTCGACGACTCATTTGGACAttagaaaacgaagagacaaatTTGCATAAGGTGATTGATCTGAGGATATGTGTGGCAGAATTAGCCAAAGTGTGGGAAAATGACGTTTTAGAATCAACAATAAGAAACTGTTTCGCAAAAGCTGGGTTCGATATTTTGCCAGAAATTGAAGAGCAAGACGTGTTCCCGCACATCCAACAATCATGGGAAACTGCACTCCCAAGGGCATATCACAGATGGCATTCATCTTAA